The Thermus hydrothermalis genome includes a region encoding these proteins:
- a CDS encoding TRAP transporter permease — MTDANLLVEESELGGRRPKGVGRFLLLGLGVAWSLFQLWATEVGTLDPMRLRAVHLAFALALAFLAYPGRRGPKERIPLLDWALALLGVAGALYVVVDYYGITQLRGGIPSGRDVAFGTLTLLVLFLAAWRVVGPALPIIASVFVLYALTGPKGLLPFTLPPWLQLHAGSQWGQLVGQLYTTAEGIWGVPLGVSATFVFLFVLFGALLEKAGAGHFFIQAAYGLLGHFRGGPAKAAVVASALTGVVSGSSVSNVVTTGTFTIPLMKRVGYPPEKAGAVEVASSSNGQLMPPVMGAAAFIMAEFLNIPYSQLILIALIPALLAYATLFITVHLEALRLGLQGVPRSELPPLAPVLRSGAHYLLPLAYLIYALVGLRLTPERAALNTLFLMALLILLQEAWRAWRGGAGLGFGLARGVRLLVEGLEAGARGMVGIALATASAGVIVGIVTMTGIGFGLTDIVERLSGGNLLLVLILAQLTSLLLGMGLPTTANYIVMASLVVPVVLTLAEKAGYPVPPVAAHMFVFYFGIMADSTPPVALAAYAASAIAKSDFWKTAVQGFVYELRTALLAYMFFFNPKLLLLGVESPLEGAWIVLTALLGMTAFSASLVGFLHKRTNLLERALLMGAALTLVVPGLLTDLVGFGLLAFTYLLQRVRK; from the coding sequence ATGACGGACGCCAACCTTTTGGTGGAGGAAAGCGAGCTTGGGGGAAGGCGCCCTAAGGGGGTGGGCCGCTTTCTCCTCTTGGGCCTAGGGGTGGCCTGGAGCCTTTTCCAGCTTTGGGCCACGGAGGTGGGCACCCTGGACCCCATGCGGCTCAGGGCGGTCCACCTGGCCTTTGCCCTGGCCCTGGCCTTTTTGGCCTACCCGGGAAGGCGGGGGCCCAAGGAGCGCATTCCCCTTCTGGACTGGGCCCTGGCCCTTCTGGGGGTGGCGGGGGCCCTTTACGTGGTGGTGGACTACTACGGCATCACCCAGCTTCGGGGCGGCATCCCGAGCGGAAGGGACGTGGCCTTTGGCACCCTCACCCTCTTGGTCCTCTTCCTCGCCGCCTGGCGGGTGGTGGGGCCCGCCCTGCCCATCATCGCCTCGGTCTTTGTCCTCTACGCCCTCACCGGGCCCAAGGGCCTCCTGCCCTTCACCCTGCCCCCTTGGCTCCAACTCCATGCCGGAAGCCAGTGGGGGCAACTGGTGGGCCAGCTCTACACCACCGCCGAGGGCATCTGGGGGGTGCCCCTAGGGGTTTCCGCCACCTTTGTCTTCCTCTTCGTCCTCTTTGGGGCCCTGCTGGAGAAGGCGGGTGCGGGGCACTTCTTCATCCAGGCGGCCTATGGCCTTTTGGGCCATTTCCGCGGGGGGCCGGCCAAGGCGGCGGTGGTGGCGAGCGCCCTCACGGGGGTGGTTTCCGGAAGCTCGGTGTCCAACGTGGTCACCACCGGGACCTTCACCATTCCCCTCATGAAGCGGGTGGGCTACCCCCCGGAGAAGGCGGGGGCGGTGGAGGTGGCGAGCTCCTCCAACGGCCAGCTCATGCCTCCCGTCATGGGGGCGGCGGCCTTCATCATGGCGGAGTTTTTGAATATTCCCTATAGCCAGCTCATCCTCATCGCCCTCATCCCCGCCCTGCTCGCCTACGCCACCCTGTTCATCACCGTGCACCTCGAGGCCCTCCGCCTCGGCCTCCAGGGGGTGCCCCGCTCCGAGCTTCCCCCCTTGGCCCCCGTGCTCCGCTCGGGGGCGCACTACCTCCTGCCCCTCGCCTACCTCATCTACGCCCTGGTGGGGCTTCGGCTTACCCCGGAGCGGGCCGCCTTGAACACCCTCTTCCTCATGGCCCTCCTCATCCTCCTCCAGGAGGCTTGGCGGGCGTGGCGGGGCGGGGCGGGCCTGGGCTTTGGCCTTGCGCGGGGGGTGAGGCTCCTCGTGGAGGGCCTCGAGGCGGGGGCTCGGGGCATGGTGGGCATCGCCCTGGCCACGGCCAGCGCCGGGGTCATTGTGGGCATCGTCACCATGACCGGGATCGGCTTCGGCCTCACGGACATCGTGGAGAGGCTTTCCGGGGGGAACCTGCTCCTCGTCCTCATCCTGGCGCAGCTCACGAGCCTCCTTTTGGGCATGGGCCTCCCCACCACGGCCAACTACATCGTCATGGCCTCCTTGGTGGTGCCCGTGGTCCTCACCCTGGCGGAAAAGGCGGGCTACCCCGTGCCCCCCGTGGCCGCCCACATGTTCGTCTTCTACTTCGGCATCATGGCCGACTCCACGCCCCCCGTGGCCCTGGCCGCCTACGCGGCGAGCGCCATCGCCAAGAGCGACTTCTGGAAAACGGCGGTCCAGGGCTTCGTGTACGAGCTTCGCACCGCCCTTCTCGCCTACATGTTCTTCTTCAACCCCAAGCTCCTCCTCCTCGGGGTAGAAAGCCCCCTGGAGGGGGCCTGGATCGTCCTCACCGCCCTCCTGGGCATGACCGCCTTTAGCGCAAGCCTCGTGGGCTTCCTGCACAAGAGGACGAACCTCTTGGAGAGGGCCTTGCTCATGGGGGCCGCCTTGACCCTGGTGGTGCCGGGCCTCCTCACGGACCTGGTGGGCTTTGGCCTTTTGGCCTTTACCTATCTCCTCCAGCGGGTGCGAAAATGA
- a CDS encoding amino acid ABC transporter ATP-binding protein yields the protein MRAVAPIIRIRNLHKWFGSLHVLKGIDLEVAPGEKLVIIGPSGSGKSTLIRCINRLEDFQEGEVVVDGLNVKDERALREVRREVGMVFQQFNLFPHMTVLENITLAPIRVRGWSRERAERKALELLERVGILDQARKYPAELSGGQQQRVAIARALAMEPKVMLFDEPTSALDPEMVGEVLDVMRDLARGGMTMLVVTHEMGFAREVADRVVFMDRGQVVEEGRPEEIFTRPKEERTRAFLDRVLHH from the coding sequence ATGAGGGCGGTGGCACCCATCATCCGCATTCGGAACCTGCACAAGTGGTTTGGTTCCCTGCACGTGCTCAAGGGGATTGACCTGGAGGTGGCCCCGGGGGAGAAGCTCGTCATCATCGGCCCTTCGGGCTCGGGAAAGAGCACCCTGATCCGCTGCATCAACCGCCTGGAGGACTTCCAGGAGGGGGAGGTGGTGGTGGATGGGCTTAACGTGAAGGACGAGCGCGCCTTAAGGGAGGTGCGGCGGGAGGTGGGGATGGTCTTCCAGCAGTTCAACCTCTTCCCCCACATGACGGTCTTGGAGAACATCACCCTGGCCCCCATCCGGGTGCGGGGCTGGTCCAGGGAGAGGGCGGAGCGGAAGGCCTTGGAGCTCTTGGAGCGGGTGGGGATTCTGGACCAGGCGCGGAAGTATCCGGCGGAGCTTTCCGGGGGGCAGCAGCAACGGGTGGCCATTGCGCGGGCCTTGGCCATGGAGCCCAAGGTGATGCTGTTTGACGAGCCCACGAGCGCCCTGGACCCGGAGATGGTGGGGGAGGTGTTGGACGTGATGCGGGACCTGGCGCGGGGCGGGATGACGATGCTGGTGGTGACGCACGAGATGGGGTTTGCCCGGGAGGTGGCGGACCGGGTGGTGTTCATGGACCGGGGGCAGGTGGTGGAGGAGGGGAGGCCGGAGGAGATCTTCACCAGGCCCAAGGAGGAGAGGACCCGGGCCTTTTTGGATAGGGTCCTGCACCACTAG
- a CDS encoding patatin-like phospholipase family protein, with translation MKGVALALGGGGVRGYAHLGVLAVLEEAGIPIRGLAGSSAGALAACAWAFGHKDPWKVHQAVFDENIADLRRAGNLRLLARLFSALRRQALTDTSRVAEGLKRLFGDARLEDSPIPLAIQTADLLTGEAVVLREGPVWKAVLASAAIPGLFPPVEWKGKLLVDGDVAEKVPVRAAKALFPKVVAVDVSNPPPQTPPRTALEAALLAGEASRRRLKALALQEADLVLSLDPPFPIDTFDHEKLPLVYTLGKQRAQERLREIQALARPRLKDLPHLLAPRPPRPA, from the coding sequence ATGAAGGGCGTGGCCTTGGCCTTGGGCGGTGGGGGCGTGCGGGGGTACGCCCACCTGGGGGTGCTTGCGGTCTTGGAGGAGGCGGGCATCCCCATCCGGGGCCTGGCGGGAAGCTCCGCCGGCGCCTTGGCCGCTTGCGCCTGGGCCTTTGGCCACAAGGACCCCTGGAAGGTGCACCAGGCGGTCTTTGACGAGAACATAGCGGATTTGCGGCGTGCGGGAAACCTCCGCCTCCTGGCCCGCCTCTTCTCCGCCCTAAGGCGGCAAGCCCTCACGGACACCTCCCGGGTAGCGGAGGGCCTAAAGCGCCTCTTCGGGGACGCCCGCCTCGAGGACAGCCCCATCCCCCTCGCCATCCAAACGGCGGACCTCCTCACGGGGGAGGCGGTGGTCCTGCGGGAAGGCCCGGTGTGGAAGGCGGTCCTGGCCAGCGCCGCCATCCCCGGGCTCTTTCCCCCGGTGGAGTGGAAGGGAAAGCTCCTCGTGGACGGGGACGTGGCGGAGAAGGTGCCCGTGCGGGCGGCCAAGGCCCTCTTCCCGAAGGTGGTGGCGGTGGACGTGTCCAACCCGCCGCCCCAAACGCCCCCCCGGACGGCCCTCGAGGCCGCCCTCCTGGCCGGGGAAGCGAGCCGCAGGCGGCTTAAGGCGCTGGCCCTCCAGGAGGCGGACCTCGTCCTCTCCCTAGACCCCCCCTTCCCCATAGACACCTTTGACCACGAGAAGCTCCCCTTGGTCTATACCCTCGGAAAGCAGCGGGCCCAGGAAAGGCTTCGGGAGATCCAAGCCCTGGCCCGCCCCCGCCTCAAAGACCTCCCCCACCTCCTCGCCCCAAGGCCGCCTCGGCCCGCCTAA
- a CDS encoding helix-turn-helix domain-containing protein, giving the protein MEEVSLVLTPELAQLLKDLLEALLRNEPVRIVPLEAELTTSQAAELLGVSRPYLVRLLEEGEIPYRKVGTHRRVLAKDLLAYLEASRKKGQELLNELIREGQELGLGYTE; this is encoded by the coding sequence TTGGAAGAGGTTTCCCTGGTCCTTACCCCCGAGCTCGCCCAGCTTCTGAAAGACCTCTTAGAGGCCCTCCTCCGAAATGAACCCGTGCGGATCGTTCCCTTGGAGGCCGAGCTCACCACCAGCCAGGCGGCGGAACTCCTTGGGGTTTCCCGGCCCTATCTCGTTCGCCTTCTAGAAGAAGGGGAAATCCCCTACCGCAAGGTGGGGACCCATCGGCGGGTCCTGGCCAAGGATCTCTTGGCCTACCTGGAGGCGTCCAGGAAGAAAGGCCAAGAGCTGCTAAACGAGCTCATCCGCGAGGGGCAGGAACTGGGCCTTGGCTATACAGAATGA